A portion of the Deltaproteobacteria bacterium genome contains these proteins:
- a CDS encoding YfiR family protein: MRNLTPVAIIAFLRSMKPWKNALLVLLFVLVAAANLSDAKCQSHHLSVSLEQTLARAYLYIVFRTRWPVDSINARTGFNFCISQDHSLFQEFSEILPTRKLQDVRVNIITYKTIDELNENTCHLIALGKELEASKLIIDRVSSTSVLTISHEADITPHGGIIQLMFGEKLMPPKINIAAMRQSHLVIDANILAISMRAWK, translated from the coding sequence ATGCGCAATCTAACGCCAGTCGCCATTATTGCATTTCTTAGAAGCATGAAGCCATGGAAGAATGCGCTTTTGGTTTTGCTGTTCGTATTAGTAGCTGCTGCAAATCTGTCAGACGCTAAATGTCAATCCCACCATTTATCGGTAAGTCTGGAACAGACGCTAGCGCGGGCCTATTTGTATATTGTCTTTCGTACGCGGTGGCCGGTTGACAGTATTAACGCAAGAACTGGTTTTAATTTTTGCATCAGCCAAGACCACTCGCTTTTTCAGGAGTTTAGCGAAATATTACCCACAAGGAAACTGCAGGATGTAAGGGTCAATATTATTACGTATAAAACGATTGACGAGCTCAACGAGAATACTTGCCATCTAATCGCTTTAGGGAAAGAACTGGAAGCAAGCAAGCTCATAATTGATCGAGTAAGTTCAACATCAGTGCTAACGATTAGCCACGAGGCGGACATTACGCCGCACGGAGGAATTATTCAACTTATGTTTGGGGAGAAACTGATGCCGCCAAAAATAAATATAGCCGCCATGAGGCAGAGTCACTTAGTCATAGATGCAAACATATTAGCGATTAGCATGCGCGCCTGGAAATAG